CATGGCATACAGTTTTAAAGGGGCCAGGTGGCTGGTGATGATCCCACGGGTGTTTTTCTTCAGCAGTTCAGCAATCAGGGCCTGGGCCAGCGCTGCACCTTCTGAAGGATCCGTTCCTGAACCCAGCTCATCCACCAGGATCAGGGTGTCCGGGCTGGCATGGTCCAGCACGTATTTGAGGTGCTTGAGGTGGGAAGCAAAAGTGGACAGGCTTTCCTGAATGCTTTGCTCATCCCCGATGTCCACCAGAATTCCGTCTACAACAGGCAATTTAGCCACTCGAGCAGGCACATACATGCCGCACTGGTGCATCAAAACAATGAGTCCCAACGTTTTGAGGGTTGCGGTTTTTCCCCCCATGTTGGGACCCGTGATGAGCAGCAGGCGTGTACTGGAATCCAGATGCAGATCGTTGGCGACAGGTTTCTCGATGAGGGGGTGGCGGGCATCTTGCAGGTGATAACTTCCTGCTTCGGATTTCTCTGGTCGGGAGAGTTCCCAATCGCGGGCCAATCTGGCTTTCGCTGCAATCAGGTCCAACTCCCCCAGCGCCCACATGGTCATGTCCAGACCCTCTTCCAGTGCGATTTGCCCGGAGAGTTCCATCAAAATCCGCCTGACTTCTTGATCTTCTTCAATCAGCAGGCGGGTGAGTTCGTTGTTGAGGGGGACCACAGAACCAGGTTCCACAAAATAGGTCTGTCCTGAGGCAGAGGCGTCGATGATGATGCCCTGCACCTGGTTCACAAAACTGGCCTTGATGGGCACCACAAAACGGTCCCGGCGAATGGTGATGAGGTTTTCCTGCAGCATGTCGCCCCAGCGTTCCAGCACATCCTGCATTTTCTGACGGATTTCGTTACGCAGAGGATTCAGGCGGCGGCGGATCTGGCGGAGTTTGGGGCTGGCATCGTCACGAACCGAGCCGTCCCGATCCAGTTTTTCCAGGGCACTGCGCACCAGACCCAGGTGGGAACCGATGCTGCTGGCCACATCCAGCAATGGACCTTTGGAATTCATGGCGATGGCACGCTTGAGGGTCAGGGCAGCATCCAGGGTGTAGGCCACTTCCAGGATTTCCTTGCCATCCAGCTGTTTGCCTTCACGGGAACGGTGAACCCCCGGGCGGATGTCCTGGATGCCCCCCAGGTTCAGGCTGACCGAAAAGAGGGCGTCTTCCACACAATCCAATTGGTAACGGATGAAATCGGCATCCGTTGATGGGGTCAGGCTGTCTGCCCTTTCGATGCCCAGGCTGCTGGCGCAGCAATCCGCCAACGCAGAGCGGATCCTTGAAAAGTCCAGGGTTTGAAGGGTATGCGGGTCGAATAACACGCATACGAGTATATAATCTCAGGGATCCAAAGAGGGTGCATCGTTTGGCTTACGCTTGCGAATCACAGTCCATACGCCAATTGCCCCGACCAGAATTCCGAACAGCACAATGTAAATCTTGTATTTGTCCCACCATTCCAGCACCAGGCTTCCAAAGTACCAGCAGCCCACCTGCCAGATCCCCACCCAGGACAGGGCACCAATAAAACTCCAGAAAGCGTACTTCCAGAACGGCATCCCAATCGCCCCGGCATAAAGAATGGTGGGTGTGCGAATCAGGCCCATCCAGCGGCTGAACAGCACCACCCCCACCCCCCAGCGGTTGAACAGCGAACGCACTTCTTCGATGCCCAGTGATTCCCTGGCCCGTTTGGGCAGGTAACGGGAAATGCGGTCTCCCAGCAGGTAACCAATCAGGTTGCCCAGCCAGTTGCCAAGGGTGCCCCACAAAATGGCTTCAGGCAGTGTGGCCTTGCCCTGGTGAATGAAGATGCCTTCCACCACCCATAGGGCCTCGAAAGGAATACCAGGGGTTCCGATGCCCTCAATCAGCAAAAGCAAAAAAAGCAGCAAATGCACCACAAGGGGAGATAGATTCAGCAGCCAGTCTTGAAAATGTTCCACGTGTATCCTTTATGCCTACGCATCCACCATCTTAAAGGTTCCCTGATGAACCACCAGCCCAATTTCAGGCACGAAAAGAGGCGAGGAACATCCTCGCCTCCAGAATCAGCAAATCTGCAAACTTTACTTCTTCAGGCGGGCAATGGGGGTCAGTGCACCGTACACCTGATCGCCCACTTTGGCCAGGAATTCAAAGTCCTCTCCGAAGAGCACCAGGTCCACCTGGGAACCCCGCTCAATGAAAGACACCTTCTGGCCTGCACGGGTGCGTTCCCCTTCAGAAACGTAGGTGCTGATCTTGTTGACGAACTTGTCAGCAATTTCCACCATGGCCAGGCTGATGCGCTCGTTGTGCATGAAGATGGTCTGGCGCTCGTTTTCCAGTTCGTAGCGCTTGGCGAACAGATCCACAGCTTTGCGCAGGTAGGTCAGCTGAATGTACTCCCAGAGGTCCACCATGGGGAGGTTCAGGTTGGTCTGGGTGTGCACAATGCGGTCCACGGAGCCCGAGATGGGCGCATAGTTGAAGTGCACATCCAGCGGGCTCATGTACACTCCGATCAGCCAGCCGGTGCCTTCTGGAATGTCGGTTTTGGTGATCTCGGTGATGTCGATCTTCTGTCCCAGCTTTTCGCTGTAAACCTTGCCGTCTTCAATGCGACGGATGTACACCACCTGTCCGTCACAGGGGCTGATGATCAGGCTGGGATCGTTGGGAGACACCCGGATGGGGTCCCGGTAAAACCAGATTTTCTGCAGGAACAGCACCACCAGGCCCCAGATGGCCGCGACAGGAATCAGTATTTTGAGGATGCGTTTGAGTTTCATACCCAACCATTGTAACTGCACAACCCTGAGAATTCAGCGACAGAATGAGCGGCCTCAGGGTAAGGCTGGAACCGCTGAAGAAACCCGCCAGAGGCAACCTTAACATCCCTGGCTTAAGCCGTCTGTCCCTGACTTCAAGGACAGACTTGCAGTATTTTAAATCCCAGATGACCCCACAAGAAATGGAAAAGGAACAAATCAGATTGAGCCCAGATGTGGTGATTCCACCTGCAGGTCAGGGTTACAGTGCCAGTCCAGATGATGTGGTGTTTGCACTGGACATTCAATATGTGGGCAACACAGCCTTTATTGGTCTGCATGCTCAAGAGTTGCAAGGAAAAGTGCGCGGGCAATTTGTGGGCACTTTTGATACAGATGTTGAGTATGTGCCTGGGCTTTTTGCTTTCAGGGAAGCCCCTCCCCTGCTGCAAATGATCAAAGCAACCACGGCAACAGGTCTTGTTCCCCAGATCTTGCTGGTTGATGGACATGGCATTGCCCACCCCAGAAGGTTTGGAGCAGCCTGTCTGGTGGGGGTCAGCAGTGGCCTCCCCACCATTGGGTGTGCCAAGGAAACCTTGCTGCCTTTTGAGGGAGAATTGGTCTCCCACAGAGGAGGCACCCTTCCTGTTCTGCTGAAAGGGGAACAGGTGGGTTCTGTTCTGAGAAGCCAGAAGGACATCCGGCCTGTTTTTGTCAGCCCTGGACACATGATCTGCCTTGCAGAAAGTGAGAAAGTGATTCTGGAGCTGTCCAGCAAATATCGTGTGTGTGACCCCTTGCGTTTTGCGGACCAACTGGCCCGCAACCATGCCCGCAAAGAAACCATCAAAGGGGTGCAGGTTCTGACTTGATCAGGATTCCTTGCGGGTTTTCAGGTTCTCTTTGATGCCCTTGTAGGCAATGTAAGGAAATCTGGGCAGATAATAGGTCAGCCAGCCTTCCAGGCTGTGGTGGTGGGGTGGGGGCACATCTGGGGTTCGTGAAGCTTCCCAGGTTCCAGTGCGATAACCAGAATCCAGGTGCCTCAGGGCATGTTGATAATCTTTTTGTGCAGTCAGTTCAACCAGATCATCGCTGACGGTGCGCTCCACCCACTGCAACTCAAACCCTGTGGCATCTTGCAGTTCTCTGGCCCGTTGCAGCATCTGCGGGGTCAGGCCTTTCTGGGTCCACTGGGACCTGAGCTGGTTGTAGTCTGCTTGCTGATAAGGCAACTTTTCTTTCAGCTGAGCAACCTGAACCAGAGCATCCAGCACCGCTTCCAGGCGTTGCAAATC
This window of the Deinococcus roseus genome carries:
- a CDS encoding DedA family protein codes for the protein MEHFQDWLLNLSPLVVHLLLFLLLLIEGIGTPGIPFEALWVVEGIFIHQGKATLPEAILWGTLGNWLGNLIGYLLGDRISRYLPKRARESLGIEEVRSLFNRWGVGVVLFSRWMGLIRTPTILYAGAIGMPFWKYAFWSFIGALSWVGIWQVGCWYFGSLVLEWWDKYKIYIVLFGILVGAIGVWTVIRKRKPNDAPSLDP
- a CDS encoding endonuclease MutS2 is translated as MLFDPHTLQTLDFSRIRSALADCCASSLGIERADSLTPSTDADFIRYQLDCVEDALFSVSLNLGGIQDIRPGVHRSREGKQLDGKEILEVAYTLDAALTLKRAIAMNSKGPLLDVASSIGSHLGLVRSALEKLDRDGSVRDDASPKLRQIRRRLNPLRNEIRQKMQDVLERWGDMLQENLITIRRDRFVVPIKASFVNQVQGIIIDASASGQTYFVEPGSVVPLNNELTRLLIEEDQEVRRILMELSGQIALEEGLDMTMWALGELDLIAAKARLARDWELSRPEKSEAGSYHLQDARHPLIEKPVANDLHLDSSTRLLLITGPNMGGKTATLKTLGLIVLMHQCGMYVPARVAKLPVVDGILVDIGDEQSIQESLSTFASHLKHLKYVLDHASPDTLILVDELGSGTDPSEGAALAQALIAELLKKNTRGIITSHLAPLKLYAMEIQGLQNASMGFSLENLGPTYHLQVGQPGRSYALSIARRMGLPEAVLSEATEILGPEGNKVEKLLENLEQERETIRNQREQLESLRQEANLIRNQLAFDRDRIHEERDELILKAREQADQIYRDAIETVRKMRSKAQDDVSRPKVLEELKELRRASMAERPQPKVEPALEQVRPGSVVDVPAYGASGQVLEVRGDELVVQLGVLKITVRRRDVRFKQQEKQKVASLTTAGFSRFNKEINLRGKSGEEAIEELRSYVAEAYALKETPLRVVHGKGQGVLRRMIRDFLKNEKTVESYHDAEPYNGGHGVTIVNIRTK
- a CDS encoding phosphatidylserine decarboxylase, which translates into the protein MKLKRILKILIPVAAIWGLVVLFLQKIWFYRDPIRVSPNDPSLIISPCDGQVVYIRRIEDGKVYSEKLGQKIDITEITKTDIPEGTGWLIGVYMSPLDVHFNYAPISGSVDRIVHTQTNLNLPMVDLWEYIQLTYLRKAVDLFAKRYELENERQTIFMHNERISLAMVEIADKFVNKISTYVSEGERTRAGQKVSFIERGSQVDLVLFGEDFEFLAKVGDQVYGALTPIARLKK
- a CDS encoding endonuclease V translates to MTPQEMEKEQIRLSPDVVIPPAGQGYSASPDDVVFALDIQYVGNTAFIGLHAQELQGKVRGQFVGTFDTDVEYVPGLFAFREAPPLLQMIKATTATGLVPQILLVDGHGIAHPRRFGAACLVGVSSGLPTIGCAKETLLPFEGELVSHRGGTLPVLLKGEQVGSVLRSQKDIRPVFVSPGHMICLAESEKVILELSSKYRVCDPLRFADQLARNHARKETIKGVQVLT